From the Lathyrus oleraceus cultivar Zhongwan6 chromosome 4, CAAS_Psat_ZW6_1.0, whole genome shotgun sequence genome, one window contains:
- the LOC127075425 gene encoding ATP synthase subunit a, chloroplastic-like — translation MNVLLCYINTLNRFYDISAVEVGQHFYWQIGDFQVHAQVLITSWVVIAILLISTILVVRNPQTIPTSGQNFFEYVLEFIRDVSKTQIGEEYGPWVPFIGTLFLFIFVSNWSGALLPWKIIKLPHGELAAPTNDINTTVALALLTSVAYFYAGISKKGLAYFGKYIQPTPILLPINILEDFTKPLSLSFQLFRNILADELVVVVLVSLVPLVVPILVMFLGLFTSGIQALIFATLTAAYIGESMEGHH, via the coding sequence ATGAATGTTCTATTATGTTACATCAACACATTAAACAGATTCTATGATATATCGGCTGTGGAAGTAGGTCAACATTTCTATTGGCAAATAGGGGATTTTCAAGTGCATGCTCAAGTACTTATTACCTCTTGGGTTGTAATTGCTATCTTATTAATTTCAACCATTCTAGTTGTTAGAAATCCGCAAACTATTCCCACGTCTGGTCAGAATTTCTTTGAATATGTCCTTGAATTCATTCGAGACGTGAGCAAAACTCAGATTGGAGAAGAATATGGTCCATGGGTTCCGTTTATTGGAACTCTGTTTCTATTTATTTTTGTTTCGAATTGGTCAGGGGCCCTTTTGCCTTGGAAAATTATAAAGTTACCTCATGGAGAGTTAGCTGCACCCACAAATGATATAAATACTACTGTTGCATTAGCTTTACTTACGTCAGTAGCCTATTTCTATGCGGGTATTTCAAAAAAAGGATTGGCCTATTTTGGTAAATACATCCAACCAACGCCAATCCTTTTACCGATTAACATCTTAGAAGATTTCACAAAACCCTTATCACTTAGTTTTCAACTTTTCAGAAATATATTAGCGGATGAATTAGTAGTTGTTGTTCTTGTTTCGTTAGTACCTTTAGTAGTTCCTATCCTAGTTATGTTCCTTGGATTATTTACAAGCGGTATTCAAGCTCTTATTTTCGCTACTTTAACTGCGGCTTATATAGGTGAATCCATGGAAGGGCATCATTGA